Proteins encoded by one window of Salvia splendens isolate huo1 chromosome 7, SspV2, whole genome shotgun sequence:
- the LOC121741994 gene encoding receptor-like serine/threonine-protein kinase NCRK isoform X2 encodes MQVEIALLCFINLVWFQQTLSDGPATSSDTNKWTCTCSIAREQTLTFGLANCSSSCDCSPVAGGSDKNRWTCICNTGGLPRLVGEENGSSCFTACNCNAGTLSELEPSKKRIPVKVVFIVVLLCLVLTAIGLAAIMLWHVYRKDKQPVQWASSSSDRLTNCSSAVNIMSHGSSLMPVYKGYLDSSVPCMGCIPQNPFLLRRGTKALHGTIIQFSYSELENATDKFSDTYLVGVGGCSHVYRGNLRDGRTVAVKRMKLEGGPDAEHVFLTEIQLIARLHHCHVVPLLGYCLEHQWKNAERLLVFEYIPNGNLRECLDGELGHCLDWNTRVSIALGAARGLEYLHDAAAPRILHRDVKSTNILLDESWRAKITDLGMAKHLQNDGILSCSGSPDRMQGTFGYFAPEYAIVGRASLKSDVFSFGVVLLELITGRKPIHKSSNKGTESLVIWATARLHDSKRVIHELPDPRLQGKFEEEEMQVMAYLAKECLLLDPDSRPTMSEVVQILSTIAPNRSKWNNLPVRAFQCGMKSENPEMSDGDVHDSSSSSTEEIKQITSEVIKNDKEADDSQSDVEKLMLLTSKRRSSRGLQDEEVVVDLTEPRLESFCLPNVESHVLKISYTGT; translated from the exons ATGCAA GTGGAGATTGCACTTCTTTGTTTCATTAACTTGGTCTGGTTTCAGCAGACTCTATCTG ATGGGCCTGCAACAAGTTCCGACACGAACAAGTGGACATGCACATGCTCTATTGCACGTGAACAAACTTTGACATTTGGCCTGGCAAACTGCTCTTCTTCCTGTGATTGTAGCCCTG TCGCAGGAGGATCGGACAAAAATAGATGGACTTGCATTTGCAATACTGGTGGGTTACCTAGGTTAGTAGGTGAAGAAAATGGAAGCAGCTGTTTTACTGCGTGTAACTGTAATGCTG GGACTTTATCCGAGTTAGAGCCTTCAAAGAAAAGGATTCCAGTCAAAGTTGTGTTCATAGTTGTCTTACTCTGTCTCGTCCTGACGGCTATTGGACTGGCTGCTATAATGTTATGGCATGTCTATCGGAAGGACAAGCAACCAGTCCAATGGGCTTCATCTTCATCAGATAGACTAACAAATTGCAGTAGTGCTGTAAACATAATGAGCCACGGTTCTTCTCTTATGCCAGTATACAAAGGATATCTAGATTCCTCTGTACCTTGTATGG gATGCATTCCCCAGAATCCATTCCTGCTGAGAAGAGGAACAAAAGCACTGCATGGAACGATAATACAGTTTTCGTATTCTGAGCTGGAAAATGCAACAGACAAATTTTCTGATACTTATTTGGTTGGAGTTGGAGGATGCAGCCACGTCTACCGTGGTAATCTGAGAGATGGTAGAACAGTTGCAGTCAAGAGAATGAAACTGGAAGGTGGCCCGGACGCAGAACATGTTTTCCTGACTGAG ATACAACTGATTGCAAGACTTCACCACTGTCATGTGGTTCCTTTGCTTGGGTACTGCTTGGAACACCAATGGAAGAATGCTGAGAGGCTACTGGTATTTGAGTATATTCCCAATGGTAATCTCAGGGAATGTCTCGATGGGGAACTAGGCCACTGTTTGGATTGGAATACACGAGTTTCAATAGCTCTTGGAGCTGCACGAGGTTTGGAGTATCTCCATGATGCTGCTGCACCTAGAATATTGCACAGAGATGTCAAATCCACCAACATTCTCTTAGATGAAAGCTGGAGAGCCAAG ATTACGGATCTTGGCATGGCTAAACACCTTCAGAATGATGGCATTCTCAGTTGTTCCGGTTCTCCAGATAGAATGCAAGGGACCTTCGGTTACTTTGCACCAGAGTATGCTATTGTTGGACGAGCTTCTCTAAAGTCTGATGTTTTCAGTTTTGGCGTAGTTCTTCTTGAACTCATCACTGGTCGAAAGCCCATCCACAAGTCATCCAACAAAGGGACAGAAAGTCTCGTGATATGG GCAACAGCTCGTCTGCATGACAGTAAGAGAGTGATACATGAGTTGCCAGACCCGCGTCTCCAAGGCAagtttgaagaagaagagatgcaGGTAATGGCCTACTTAGCAAAGGAGTGCCTGCTGCTGGATCCTGATTCTCGACCAACCATGAGCGAAGTGGTCCAGATTCTTTCGACTATCGCTCCAAACAGATCTAAATGGAATAATCTGCCAGTACGCGCATTTCAG TGTGGAATGAAGAGTGAGAATCCAGAGATGAGTGATGGAGATGTTCACgattcctcctcctcgtcgacAGAAGAGATCAAGCAAATCACATCCGAGGTCATCAAGAATGATAAGGAAGCAGATGATTCGCAATCCGATGTAGAGAAGCTGATGCTCCTCACTTCAAAGAGACGAAGCTCGCGGGGCCTACAAGACGAGGAAGTGGTGGTGGATTTAACAGAGCCGCGGTTGGAGTCATTTTGCCTTCCAAACGTTGAGTCCCATGTTCTCAAGATTTCATACACAGGTACATAA
- the LOC121741994 gene encoding receptor-like serine/threonine-protein kinase NCRK isoform X1 — MGRQVEIALLCFINLVWFQQTLSDGPATSSDTNKWTCTCSIAREQTLTFGLANCSSSCDCSPVAGGSDKNRWTCICNTGGLPRLVGEENGSSCFTACNCNAGTLSELEPSKKRIPVKVVFIVVLLCLVLTAIGLAAIMLWHVYRKDKQPVQWASSSSDRLTNCSSAVNIMSHGSSLMPVYKGYLDSSVPCMGCIPQNPFLLRRGTKALHGTIIQFSYSELENATDKFSDTYLVGVGGCSHVYRGNLRDGRTVAVKRMKLEGGPDAEHVFLTEIQLIARLHHCHVVPLLGYCLEHQWKNAERLLVFEYIPNGNLRECLDGELGHCLDWNTRVSIALGAARGLEYLHDAAAPRILHRDVKSTNILLDESWRAKITDLGMAKHLQNDGILSCSGSPDRMQGTFGYFAPEYAIVGRASLKSDVFSFGVVLLELITGRKPIHKSSNKGTESLVIWATARLHDSKRVIHELPDPRLQGKFEEEEMQVMAYLAKECLLLDPDSRPTMSEVVQILSTIAPNRSKWNNLPVRAFQCGMKSENPEMSDGDVHDSSSSSTEEIKQITSEVIKNDKEADDSQSDVEKLMLLTSKRRSSRGLQDEEVVVDLTEPRLESFCLPNVESHVLKISYTGT, encoded by the exons ATGGGGCGTCAGGTGGAGATTGCACTTCTTTGTTTCATTAACTTGGTCTGGTTTCAGCAGACTCTATCTG ATGGGCCTGCAACAAGTTCCGACACGAACAAGTGGACATGCACATGCTCTATTGCACGTGAACAAACTTTGACATTTGGCCTGGCAAACTGCTCTTCTTCCTGTGATTGTAGCCCTG TCGCAGGAGGATCGGACAAAAATAGATGGACTTGCATTTGCAATACTGGTGGGTTACCTAGGTTAGTAGGTGAAGAAAATGGAAGCAGCTGTTTTACTGCGTGTAACTGTAATGCTG GGACTTTATCCGAGTTAGAGCCTTCAAAGAAAAGGATTCCAGTCAAAGTTGTGTTCATAGTTGTCTTACTCTGTCTCGTCCTGACGGCTATTGGACTGGCTGCTATAATGTTATGGCATGTCTATCGGAAGGACAAGCAACCAGTCCAATGGGCTTCATCTTCATCAGATAGACTAACAAATTGCAGTAGTGCTGTAAACATAATGAGCCACGGTTCTTCTCTTATGCCAGTATACAAAGGATATCTAGATTCCTCTGTACCTTGTATGG gATGCATTCCCCAGAATCCATTCCTGCTGAGAAGAGGAACAAAAGCACTGCATGGAACGATAATACAGTTTTCGTATTCTGAGCTGGAAAATGCAACAGACAAATTTTCTGATACTTATTTGGTTGGAGTTGGAGGATGCAGCCACGTCTACCGTGGTAATCTGAGAGATGGTAGAACAGTTGCAGTCAAGAGAATGAAACTGGAAGGTGGCCCGGACGCAGAACATGTTTTCCTGACTGAG ATACAACTGATTGCAAGACTTCACCACTGTCATGTGGTTCCTTTGCTTGGGTACTGCTTGGAACACCAATGGAAGAATGCTGAGAGGCTACTGGTATTTGAGTATATTCCCAATGGTAATCTCAGGGAATGTCTCGATGGGGAACTAGGCCACTGTTTGGATTGGAATACACGAGTTTCAATAGCTCTTGGAGCTGCACGAGGTTTGGAGTATCTCCATGATGCTGCTGCACCTAGAATATTGCACAGAGATGTCAAATCCACCAACATTCTCTTAGATGAAAGCTGGAGAGCCAAG ATTACGGATCTTGGCATGGCTAAACACCTTCAGAATGATGGCATTCTCAGTTGTTCCGGTTCTCCAGATAGAATGCAAGGGACCTTCGGTTACTTTGCACCAGAGTATGCTATTGTTGGACGAGCTTCTCTAAAGTCTGATGTTTTCAGTTTTGGCGTAGTTCTTCTTGAACTCATCACTGGTCGAAAGCCCATCCACAAGTCATCCAACAAAGGGACAGAAAGTCTCGTGATATGG GCAACAGCTCGTCTGCATGACAGTAAGAGAGTGATACATGAGTTGCCAGACCCGCGTCTCCAAGGCAagtttgaagaagaagagatgcaGGTAATGGCCTACTTAGCAAAGGAGTGCCTGCTGCTGGATCCTGATTCTCGACCAACCATGAGCGAAGTGGTCCAGATTCTTTCGACTATCGCTCCAAACAGATCTAAATGGAATAATCTGCCAGTACGCGCATTTCAG TGTGGAATGAAGAGTGAGAATCCAGAGATGAGTGATGGAGATGTTCACgattcctcctcctcgtcgacAGAAGAGATCAAGCAAATCACATCCGAGGTCATCAAGAATGATAAGGAAGCAGATGATTCGCAATCCGATGTAGAGAAGCTGATGCTCCTCACTTCAAAGAGACGAAGCTCGCGGGGCCTACAAGACGAGGAAGTGGTGGTGGATTTAACAGAGCCGCGGTTGGAGTCATTTTGCCTTCCAAACGTTGAGTCCCATGTTCTCAAGATTTCATACACAGGTACATAA